Genomic segment of Candidatus Ancaeobacter aquaticus:
GCTTTTCTCCTACAACTTGTGAAAGAAGTCCAGCTGCAAGCCGGATCATATGAGTTACCACTTGTTTATTGTTCGTAATAGTATATCCGTACTGTCCCAATGCCGGCACACTATAGACTAGTTGAGCGATTATCTTCTGTGCGATATCCTCATCATGCATATAAGCATAGAGTTCGACTCTATTGCAGGTAAAAAGCACCGATACATCTTCTGCTATAGTACGCACTTTATGCACGATCTCATCACGATTATGATACACGTTTTCACGTTGTGATAAAGATGCGGTATTATGATCGATTCCGATACAAAATAAACTCATCCCAATTATCCTTTAGATACTTTTTTATATCACGTGATAACTCTGGATCCTGTCCATCTGTATACACGGTAACAAGCACTTCCTTGTGACGCACAACAGCCGGAGATATATATGTAGAGTGCTTCTTGTTATCGACAACATTCACCAATATATTTTCTTGTTGAGCCCACATACTTACCTTCTCATTTACTGCAAGGTCATTCGTTGCTGCAATAACAAGCACGCTTTTTTTAATATCTGACCCGCGCACATTTCGTTCTTTCCACTGCAAGACACCCTTTGTATAAAGATTTGAAAGATACGTGGTAACGGTAGGAGAAACAACCGTTATGTTCGCTCCCGCTTTTATTAAAAGGCGCACCTTTCTTTCAGCGATACGGCCTCCTCCTACCACGACCACTTTTTTATCTTTCAACAATACTGCAATGGGAAAATATTTCATTACGTTTATACTCCAGGAAGTTTTTCCTTTAAAGGACGCGTATGAATACCGCATTCCCCTCCACATTTACTGGTACCAATCCATCTACCGGCACGTTCATTATCATCGCTGGTAATATGTGAACACGGCGCACAACCCAGTGACCGATACCCGCGTGCATACAGCTGATTTACTTTCACCTGGTACACTGCTAAATATTGCCATATTTCCCGTTCTTTCCAAATAAGAATCGGATTTAATTTCATCAGTCCTTTATCACGTTCTTCGACTTCCTGATAGTCTGTGCGTGTACGGCCCTCAGTACATCTCAGTCCGGTCACCCAAGAGTCAACATTCATTTCTTCAATCGCTCGTTTCACCGGCTCAACCTTTAATAGATCACAGCATTTGTCAGGGTCTGTTTTATATAATTGACCCTCTATTGTAACATCATTTTTATAAATTTTTAACTCTGGATATTGTACTACTGTCTCGCTCATGAAATCTATCGTTTCAGTTGGTTTGAATCGCGTTGTCACAATAAATCCACGGATATCCTTACTGACCTTTTTCGCAAGATCCCATACAA
This window contains:
- a CDS encoding bifunctional precorrin-2 dehydrogenase/sirohydrochlorin ferrochelatase codes for the protein MKYFPIAVLLKDKKVVVVGGGRIAERKVRLLIKAGANITVVSPTVTTYLSNLYTKGVLQWKERNVRGSDIKKSVLVIAATNDLAVNEKVSMWAQQENILVNVVDNKKHSTYISPAVVRHKEVLVTVYTDGQDPELSRDIKKYLKDNWDEFILYRNRS
- a CDS encoding phosphoadenylyl-sulfate reductase, which codes for MSILNEKVDLKELVEKLNFKEKVDRSLELIDEAYKIYGDKLVVANSLGKDSVVVWDLAKKVSKDIRGFIVTTRFKPTETIDFMSETVVQYPELKIYKNDVTIEGQLYKTDPDKCCDLLKVEPVKRAIEEMNVDSWVTGLRCTEGRTRTDYQEVEERDKGLMKLNPILIWKEREIWQYLAVYQVKVNQLYARGYRSLGCAPCSHITSDDNERAGRWIGTSKCGGECGIHTRPLKEKLPGV